The Arthrobacter russicus genome has a segment encoding these proteins:
- the frr gene encoding ribosome recycling factor — protein MIEETLLEAEEKMDKAVEVAKEDFSSVRTGRANPAMYSKVMVDYYGTPTPLQQLASFAVPEARVLMISPYDRNALADIEKALSNSEIGANPSNDGNVIRVVIPELTEERRRDYVKIVRTKGEDAKVSIRNIRRKAKEGLDKIVKDGDAGEDEGSRAEKELDGLTKSHTEAIDELLKRKEAELLEV, from the coding sequence GTGATCGAAGAAACGCTGCTCGAAGCCGAAGAGAAGATGGACAAGGCCGTCGAGGTGGCCAAAGAGGATTTCAGCTCGGTGCGTACCGGCCGGGCCAATCCGGCCATGTACTCGAAGGTCATGGTCGATTACTACGGAACTCCCACACCGTTGCAGCAGCTGGCCTCTTTCGCCGTGCCGGAAGCCCGGGTGCTGATGATCAGCCCGTACGACCGCAACGCACTGGCGGACATCGAGAAGGCGTTGAGCAATTCGGAAATCGGCGCCAACCCGTCCAATGACGGCAACGTGATCCGGGTGGTCATTCCGGAACTCACCGAGGAACGCCGTCGCGACTACGTCAAGATCGTCCGGACCAAAGGCGAGGACGCCAAGGTCTCGATCCGGAACATCCGGCGCAAGGCCAAGGAAGGCCTGGACAAGATCGTCAAAGACGGCGACGCCGGTGAAGACGAAGGCTCGCGCGCGGAGAAGGAACTCGACGGTCTGACCAAATCGCACACCGAGGCCATCGACGAGTTGCTCAAGCGCAAAGAAGCCGAGCTGCTCGAGGTCTGA
- a CDS encoding ArsR/SmtB family transcription factor: MEFDEDRLDRAFAALGDPIRRRIIARLSISDATVKELAAPFDVSIQAISKHLQVLEAAGLISRSRDAQKRPCHLIKDNLAQLTGWINEYSSSVGEKFHRLEEVLDAGPAEAGRI; encoded by the coding sequence ATGGAATTCGACGAAGACCGTCTGGACCGGGCGTTCGCCGCTTTGGGCGATCCGATCCGGCGCCGGATCATCGCCAGGCTGTCGATCTCCGACGCCACGGTGAAGGAGCTGGCCGCTCCCTTCGACGTGTCCATCCAAGCAATTTCCAAACACCTGCAGGTTTTGGAAGCTGCCGGCTTGATCAGCCGCAGCCGGGATGCGCAGAAGCGCCCCTGCCATTTGATCAAGGACAACTTGGCCCAGCTGACCGGCTGGATCAACGAATACAGCTCATCGGTCGGGGAGAAGTTCCACAGGTTGGAGGAAGTCCTCGACGCCGGCCCTGCTGAAGCGGGTCGCATCTGA
- a CDS encoding LytR/AlgR family response regulator transcription factor, translating to MLDVIIADDEAPAIAELRYLLGQDARIGEVHAAADGAEVLRLIEAHPVDALFLDIHMPGLDGLDIARVVGRFARDAQPAVVFVTADEDQALQAFELAAVDYLLKPVRAARLAETIRRIAEQVQAPQPETGELITVDQGGVTKLIRRSDVRYVQAQGDYARLHTTEGSFLIRVPLNELEEQWAAHGFLRIHRSYLIALHHLAQVRLGKGGPSVDINGAQLPVSRRHLPILRERMSANRVRARG from the coding sequence CTGCTCGATGTCATCATTGCCGACGACGAGGCGCCGGCAATCGCCGAATTGCGTTATCTGCTCGGCCAGGACGCCCGGATCGGCGAGGTGCATGCGGCCGCCGACGGCGCCGAAGTGCTGCGCCTGATCGAGGCGCATCCGGTGGACGCGCTCTTCCTGGACATCCACATGCCAGGGCTGGACGGCCTGGACATCGCCCGCGTGGTCGGCAGATTCGCCCGGGATGCGCAACCCGCAGTGGTCTTCGTCACCGCGGACGAAGACCAGGCACTGCAGGCCTTCGAGCTGGCCGCGGTCGACTATCTGCTCAAGCCGGTGCGCGCCGCCCGGTTGGCGGAAACCATCCGGCGGATCGCGGAGCAAGTGCAGGCGCCGCAGCCGGAGACCGGCGAGCTGATCACCGTCGACCAGGGCGGGGTGACCAAGCTGATCCGGCGCAGCGACGTCCGCTACGTCCAGGCGCAGGGCGACTACGCGCGGTTGCACACCACGGAAGGCAGTTTCCTGATCCGGGTGCCGCTGAACGAGTTGGAAGAACAGTGGGCGGCGCACGGTTTCCTGCGGATCCACCGCTCCTATCTGATCGCACTGCACCACCTGGCCCAGGTCCGGCTCGGCAAAGGCGGCCCCTCGGTGGACATCAACGGCGCCCAACTGCCGGTGAGCCGGAGGCACCTCCCGATCCTGCGCGAACGGATGTCCGCCAACCGGGTCCGGGCCCGGGGATGA
- a CDS encoding sodium/solute symporter, protein MNPFGLPAIGLVVAATVVVGFFGLQLSRTTSDFYVASRTVRPWWNASAIGGEYLSAASYLGVAGLILLSGADALWFPIGYTAGYLMLLLFVAAPLRRSRAYTIPDFAEFRLASKAVRKVTSICVILVCWLYIVPQLQGAALTVSITAGLPGWVGPVLVIAVVCLVVMTGGMRSITFVQAFQFWLKFTALAVPAVFLLILVAGLPETPQAAAQAFGADTGTADSAAPVRTISLIVGLLFGTLGLPHVLVRFYTNPDGRSARRTTLIVLPLLGAFYLLPTVLGVLGRMFPVDSGKADATVLLLPAALLPGPGGQFLSALVIAGAFAAFLSSTSGLLVSLAGVVSQELFGGSVRGFRWAAVLGSLLPLAVALFSDATALAGSIGAVFAFTASTLCPLLLLGIWWRGLTDVGAIAGMIAGAVICGGASLAAPWAAAAGIGPGLLTDLLNQPAIVTVPLAFAVMILGSLLSADRVPRATSSILARLHTPEDPARQGFGVR, encoded by the coding sequence ATGAACCCCTTCGGCCTGCCGGCGATCGGACTCGTGGTCGCCGCGACCGTGGTCGTCGGGTTCTTCGGGCTGCAACTGTCCCGGACCACGAGCGATTTCTATGTCGCCTCCCGGACCGTGCGGCCTTGGTGGAACGCTTCGGCGATCGGCGGCGAATACCTCTCTGCCGCCAGCTACCTGGGCGTAGCCGGGCTGATTCTGCTCTCCGGCGCCGATGCGCTCTGGTTCCCGATCGGCTACACCGCTGGATACCTCATGCTGCTGCTTTTCGTCGCGGCCCCGTTGCGCCGTTCCCGGGCTTACACGATTCCGGATTTCGCGGAGTTCCGGCTGGCGTCCAAAGCGGTGCGCAAGGTGACTTCGATCTGCGTGATCCTGGTCTGCTGGCTCTACATCGTGCCGCAGTTGCAGGGTGCGGCACTCACCGTCTCGATCACTGCCGGGCTGCCGGGTTGGGTGGGCCCGGTCCTGGTGATCGCGGTGGTCTGCCTCGTGGTGATGACCGGCGGCATGCGGTCGATCACCTTTGTCCAGGCGTTCCAGTTCTGGCTCAAATTCACCGCCCTGGCGGTACCCGCGGTCTTCCTGCTGATCCTCGTCGCCGGCCTCCCGGAGACTCCGCAGGCCGCGGCCCAGGCGTTCGGCGCGGACACCGGTACCGCTGATTCCGCGGCACCGGTGCGGACCATTTCGTTGATCGTGGGCCTGCTCTTCGGCACCCTGGGCCTGCCGCACGTCCTGGTCCGTTTCTACACCAACCCGGACGGCCGCTCGGCCCGGCGCACCACGCTGATCGTGCTGCCGCTGCTCGGCGCGTTCTACTTGCTGCCCACGGTCTTGGGCGTGCTGGGCCGGATGTTCCCGGTCGATTCGGGCAAGGCCGACGCGACCGTGCTGCTGCTTCCCGCGGCGCTGCTGCCCGGACCCGGCGGACAGTTCCTGTCCGCCCTGGTCATCGCCGGCGCCTTCGCCGCATTCCTTTCCAGCACCTCCGGGTTGTTGGTCTCCTTGGCCGGGGTGGTTTCGCAGGAACTCTTCGGCGGCAGCGTCCGCGGCTTCCGCTGGGCCGCGGTACTGGGTTCCTTGCTGCCGCTCGCGGTCGCGCTCTTTTCGGACGCCACGGCCTTGGCCGGCAGCATCGGCGCGGTGTTCGCCTTCACCGCCTCGACCTTGTGCCCTTTGCTGCTCTTGGGCATCTGGTGGCGCGGATTGACTGACGTCGGCGCCATCGCCGGGATGATCGCCGGCGCGGTGATCTGCGGCGGGGCGTCCTTGGCGGCGCCTTGGGCCGCAGCGGCCGGAATCGGACCCGGGCTGCTCACCGATCTGCTCAATCAACCCGCGATCGTCACCGTGCCGCTGGCTTTCGCCGTGATGATTCTGGGTTCGCTGCTGAGCGCAGACCGGGTCCCTCGGGCCACGTCATCGATCCTGGCCCGCTTGCACACCCCCGAGGACCCCGCCCGGCAAGGCTTCGGCGTGCGCTGA
- a CDS encoding M23 family metallopeptidase codes for MRILSAARPAGWLLALLLAAWPAVPAERPDPDRSGAWEWPLAPQPEIHRPFDPPERDWLPGHRGVDLAAVPGQDVLSPAAGTVSFSGWLVDRYVLAIEHGGLRSSFEPVRSSLAPGQAVQRSQPIGRIETELPGRAGPPVPAESEPGSPTEATGPAGHCSAEAAGCLHWGVRRGQVYLDPLDFLRDRRPSVLLSFAEPIAAIRTGPGKIRRWPKSR; via the coding sequence ATGAGGATTCTTTCCGCAGCCCGCCCGGCCGGCTGGCTACTGGCCTTGCTGCTCGCGGCCTGGCCGGCGGTCCCCGCCGAACGTCCTGACCCCGACCGGAGCGGCGCCTGGGAATGGCCGCTTGCGCCACAACCGGAAATCCACAGACCCTTCGACCCGCCGGAACGCGATTGGCTGCCCGGGCACCGCGGCGTCGACCTCGCCGCAGTGCCCGGCCAAGACGTGCTCTCGCCGGCGGCCGGCACCGTGAGCTTCTCCGGCTGGCTGGTCGACCGCTACGTGCTGGCCATCGAGCACGGTGGCTTGCGCAGCAGTTTCGAACCGGTGCGCTCCAGCCTCGCGCCGGGCCAGGCAGTGCAACGGAGCCAGCCCATCGGCAGGATCGAGACCGAGCTGCCCGGCCGCGCCGGACCGCCAGTGCCGGCCGAATCGGAACCGGGCTCCCCCACCGAGGCTACCGGGCCGGCCGGGCATTGCTCGGCTGAAGCCGCCGGCTGCCTGCATTGGGGCGTTCGGCGTGGTCAGGTCTATCTCGACCCGCTGGACTTCCTCCGTGACCGCCGGCCGTCGGTCCTGCTGTCGTTCGCAGAACCGATTGCGGCAATCCGGACCGGCCCCGGGAAGATCAGACGATGGCCGAAATCCCGGTGA
- the tsf gene encoding translation elongation factor Ts, whose translation MANYTAADIKALRERTGAGMMDVKKALDEADGNAEKALELIRIKGLKGATKREGRSTAEGLVAATVENGVGVMVEVNCETDFVAKSAPFIEFANKALAAAVASGAADVDALLAADVDGKPLSELVIEAGALLGEKVAIRRLARVTGAVVDAYLHKTSKDLPAQVGVLFAAEGSGEAATTAVHDVAVHIAAYSPNYLVREDVPAELVDSERRIADETARAEGKPEAALTKIVEGRLTGFFKENVLLDQPFAKDAKQSVAQVLEAAGAKAGGFARFRVGA comes from the coding sequence ATGGCGAACTACACCGCCGCTGATATCAAGGCACTCCGCGAGCGCACCGGCGCTGGCATGATGGACGTGAAGAAGGCCCTGGACGAGGCTGACGGCAACGCCGAGAAGGCGCTCGAACTGATCCGGATCAAGGGTCTCAAGGGTGCCACCAAGCGCGAAGGCCGTTCTACTGCTGAAGGCCTGGTTGCCGCAACCGTCGAGAACGGCGTCGGGGTCATGGTCGAGGTCAATTGCGAGACCGACTTCGTGGCCAAGTCCGCCCCGTTCATCGAGTTCGCCAACAAGGCCCTGGCTGCTGCTGTGGCCTCCGGCGCAGCGGACGTCGACGCGCTTCTGGCTGCCGACGTGGACGGCAAGCCGTTGTCCGAATTGGTCATCGAAGCCGGCGCACTGCTGGGCGAAAAGGTCGCGATCCGCCGTCTGGCCCGGGTCACCGGCGCCGTGGTCGATGCGTACTTGCACAAGACCTCGAAGGATTTGCCGGCCCAGGTCGGCGTCCTGTTCGCTGCGGAGGGTTCCGGCGAGGCCGCGACCACCGCGGTGCACGATGTTGCGGTGCACATCGCAGCTTATTCACCCAACTACTTGGTCCGCGAAGATGTTCCGGCCGAACTGGTTGACAGCGAGCGTCGGATCGCCGACGAGACCGCGCGTGCCGAAGGCAAGCCGGAAGCCGCGTTGACCAAGATCGTCGAAGGCCGGTTGACCGGCTTCTTCAAGGAAAACGTGCTGCTCGACCAGCCGTTCGCCAAGGACGCCAAGCAGAGCGTGGCGCAGGTTCTGGAAGCCGCTGGCGCCAAAGCCGGCGGGTTCGCCCGGTTCCGCGTCGGAGCCTGA
- the pyrH gene encoding UMP kinase, with product MENTQDNDAINIPAKTKRRVLLKLSGEVFGGGEVGLDPATVQGIARQIAATEGEVEVAIVVGGGNFFRGAELSQSGMDRSRADYMGMLGTVMNCLALQDFLEQAGVETRVQSAITMGQVAEAYIPRRAIRHLEKGRVVIFGAGAGLPYFSTDTVAAQRALEVHADIVLMAKNGVDGVYTADPRKDPSAQKLDHLTYNEALQRDIRVLDQTAFSLCKDNNLSMLVFGMEGEGNVTRAIRGESLGTLVTP from the coding sequence ATGGAAAACACACAAGACAACGATGCCATCAACATTCCGGCGAAGACCAAGCGGCGGGTCCTGTTGAAGCTTTCCGGCGAAGTGTTCGGCGGCGGCGAGGTGGGTCTGGACCCGGCGACGGTGCAGGGCATCGCCCGGCAGATCGCGGCGACCGAGGGCGAAGTCGAGGTGGCGATCGTGGTGGGCGGCGGCAACTTCTTCCGCGGCGCGGAACTGTCCCAATCCGGGATGGACCGTTCGCGTGCCGACTACATGGGCATGCTGGGCACCGTGATGAACTGTTTGGCGCTGCAGGACTTCCTGGAACAGGCCGGCGTGGAGACCAGGGTGCAGAGTGCAATCACGATGGGCCAGGTCGCCGAAGCCTATATTCCGCGCCGCGCGATCCGGCACTTGGAAAAAGGCCGCGTGGTGATTTTCGGCGCGGGCGCCGGGTTGCCCTATTTCTCCACCGATACCGTGGCTGCGCAGCGGGCGTTGGAAGTGCACGCCGATATCGTGCTGATGGCGAAGAACGGCGTGGACGGCGTGTACACGGCGGACCCGAGGAAGGATCCGAGCGCCCAGAAGCTCGACCACCTCACCTACAACGAAGCGTTGCAGCGCGATATCCGGGTTTTGGACCAGACCGCGTTCAGCCTCTGCAAAGACAACAATCTTTCGATGTTGGTCTTCGGCATGGAAGGCGAAGGGAATGTCACCCGGGCTATCCGCGGCGAGAGCCTGGGCACCTTGGTAACCCCGTAG
- a CDS encoding phosphatidate cytidylyltransferase — translation MQARPAAAVPPIPTRPASANSASTAPGRPGAAALLANPAVQPSKAAAVLQLPEQITAPSEKPSRAGRNLPAAIGVGLALLVVVLIGLLFYPPAFAVMVILASALGVWEVSRALLQRGVVVPIVPIMFSVVAMPVVGYYVGAEGLLFALVACALAVMIWRSLDETPGTGQSIFAGVFLIAWIPFLISFVLLLIRASDGPASALAFRGGWPELGALKVVTVLLLVVASDTFGYLFGALFGKHPMAPKISPKKSWEGFIGSVLGASLIGVLASVFLLREAWWVGVVLAVGIVLAGTTGDLAESMIKRELGVKDMSSILPGHGGLMDRLDSILFAAPAAFMLFSLLDWLQGL, via the coding sequence ATGCAAGCGCGCCCGGCAGCAGCCGTGCCGCCGATCCCGACCAGGCCGGCCTCGGCGAATTCAGCCTCGACCGCCCCGGGAAGGCCTGGCGCGGCGGCACTGCTCGCGAACCCCGCGGTGCAGCCTTCCAAGGCCGCCGCCGTCTTGCAATTGCCGGAACAGATCACCGCACCGAGCGAAAAGCCTTCCAGGGCGGGCCGGAATTTGCCCGCTGCGATCGGCGTCGGCTTGGCCTTGCTGGTCGTGGTGCTGATCGGACTGCTTTTTTACCCCCCGGCTTTCGCGGTGATGGTGATTTTGGCCTCGGCGTTGGGGGTCTGGGAAGTCAGCCGGGCGCTGCTGCAACGCGGCGTGGTCGTACCGATCGTGCCGATCATGTTCTCCGTGGTGGCGATGCCGGTCGTGGGGTACTACGTCGGGGCCGAAGGGTTGCTGTTCGCGTTGGTCGCCTGTGCGCTCGCCGTGATGATCTGGCGCTCGCTCGACGAAACTCCGGGAACCGGGCAGAGCATCTTCGCCGGGGTTTTCCTGATCGCCTGGATCCCTTTCCTGATTTCCTTCGTGCTGTTGCTGATCCGGGCATCGGACGGGCCGGCCAGTGCATTGGCCTTCCGCGGCGGCTGGCCGGAACTCGGTGCGCTCAAAGTGGTCACGGTGTTGCTGCTCGTAGTGGCCAGCGACACCTTCGGCTACCTCTTCGGGGCACTGTTCGGCAAACACCCGATGGCACCGAAGATCAGCCCGAAGAAGTCCTGGGAAGGATTCATCGGTTCGGTGCTCGGCGCCAGTCTGATCGGCGTTCTGGCCTCGGTTTTCCTGCTGCGCGAAGCCTGGTGGGTCGGTGTGGTCCTGGCCGTGGGCATCGTGCTCGCCGGCACCACCGGCGACTTGGCGGAATCCATGATCAAGCGCGAACTCGGGGTCAAAGACATGTCCAGCATCCTGCCCGGCCACGGTGGCCTGATGGACCGGCTGGACTCGATCCTGTTCGCGGCGCCGGCTGCTTTCATGCTTTTCAGTCTGCTCGACTGGTTGCAGGGCCTGTGA
- the rpsB gene encoding 30S ribosomal protein S2: protein MPVVTMRQLLNSGVHFGHQTRRWNPKMKRFILTERNGIYIIDLQQSLSYIDRAYEFVKATVAHGGTVLFVGTKKQAQEAISEQATRVGQPYVNHRWLGGMMTNFQTVAKRIQRMKELEEINFEDVAASGHTKKELLLLKRELTKLESNLGGIRNLNKVPSVIWIVDTKKEHLAIDEAKKLNIPVVAILDTNCDPDEVDFPIPGNDDAIRSVNILTRVIADAVAEGLIARNAKATGTDEAAAAEPLAEWERELLETSNTEAAEAPVAEAAAEAPAEAVAEAPAEAAAPAAEAETTEADDTK, encoded by the coding sequence ATGCCCGTCGTAACCATGCGCCAGCTGTTGAACAGCGGCGTACATTTCGGTCACCAGACCCGCCGTTGGAACCCGAAGATGAAGCGATTCATCCTCACCGAGCGCAACGGCATCTACATCATCGACTTGCAGCAGTCGTTGTCCTACATCGACCGCGCCTACGAATTCGTCAAGGCCACTGTGGCCCACGGCGGAACCGTGCTCTTCGTCGGCACCAAGAAGCAGGCTCAGGAAGCCATTTCCGAGCAGGCCACCCGGGTCGGCCAGCCGTACGTCAACCACCGCTGGCTCGGTGGCATGATGACCAACTTCCAGACCGTGGCCAAGCGGATCCAGCGCATGAAAGAACTCGAAGAGATCAACTTCGAGGACGTTGCGGCTTCCGGGCACACCAAGAAGGAACTGCTGCTGCTCAAGCGCGAGCTGACCAAGCTCGAAAGCAACCTCGGCGGCATCCGCAACCTGAACAAGGTGCCCTCGGTCATCTGGATCGTCGACACCAAGAAAGAGCACCTCGCGATCGACGAAGCGAAGAAGCTCAACATCCCGGTGGTTGCCATCCTGGACACCAACTGCGATCCCGACGAAGTCGATTTCCCGATCCCGGGCAACGACGACGCGATCCGTTCCGTGAACATCCTGACCCGCGTGATCGCCGACGCCGTTGCCGAGGGCTTGATCGCCCGCAACGCCAAGGCGACCGGTACCGACGAGGCCGCCGCCGCAGAGCCGCTGGCCGAGTGGGAGCGCGAATTGCTCGAGACCTCGAACACCGAAGCTGCCGAAGCCCCGGTCGCCGAAGCCGCTGCGGAAGCTCCGGCTGAAGCAGTTGCCGAGGCCCCGGCCGAAGCGGCTGCTCCGGCTGCCGAGGCGGAGACCACCGAAGCCGACGACACCAAGTAA
- a CDS encoding DivIVA domain-containing protein translates to MAETIQGRAQGAPFARVDRKAYGYNVRQVDQFLASARAIYTGADSAEKPLTSHDVREMTFDAVRGGYEPQAVDAALDRLEDVFAQRERDALIAGKGEEAWMAQIGRLSSVLRARLHRAEGERFRRPKRNVRSYSVADVDALCAELLDYFEHDKPLSVDLVRRAVFSPAQGKDGYEEQQVDAFLDRVVELMAAID, encoded by the coding sequence GTGGCAGAGACAATTCAAGGTCGGGCGCAGGGCGCTCCTTTTGCGCGCGTGGATCGCAAGGCTTACGGATACAACGTCAGACAGGTGGACCAGTTCCTCGCCTCGGCCCGTGCGATCTATACCGGAGCGGATTCTGCGGAGAAGCCGCTGACCAGCCACGACGTGCGGGAGATGACCTTCGACGCGGTCCGCGGCGGCTATGAACCGCAAGCCGTTGACGCCGCGCTGGACCGTTTGGAAGACGTCTTCGCCCAGCGCGAACGGGACGCGTTGATCGCGGGCAAAGGCGAAGAAGCCTGGATGGCGCAGATCGGCCGGCTCTCCAGCGTGCTGCGGGCCCGGCTGCACCGCGCGGAAGGTGAGCGGTTCCGCCGGCCCAAACGGAATGTGCGCAGTTATTCCGTGGCCGACGTCGACGCGCTGTGCGCCGAGCTGCTCGACTACTTCGAACACGACAAGCCGTTGAGCGTCGACCTGGTGCGCCGGGCGGTGTTCAGTCCGGCGCAAGGCAAAGACGGCTATGAGGAGCAGCAAGTCGATGCTTTCCTGGACCGGGTGGTCGAACTGATGGCCGCCATCGACTGA
- a CDS encoding SRPBCC family protein, translating into MATQNKLEIIADSGSQNITLIREIDAPVDRVFQAYADPELVVQWLGPRRLTMKIEQWQVVSGGGYAYAHIDQDGAEFGFRGMFHTVRPNEQIIQTFEYLGFPGSVSIEVMTFEEAGPGRTRIVSTATYPSTETREQMLQSGMEVGVSEGYERLAELLA; encoded by the coding sequence ATGGCAACGCAGAACAAACTCGAAATCATTGCCGATTCCGGCAGCCAGAACATCACCTTGATCCGGGAAATCGACGCACCGGTCGACCGGGTTTTCCAGGCCTATGCCGATCCGGAACTGGTGGTGCAGTGGCTGGGGCCGCGCCGGCTCACCATGAAAATCGAACAGTGGCAAGTAGTCAGCGGTGGCGGTTATGCCTATGCGCACATCGATCAGGACGGCGCAGAATTCGGTTTCCGCGGCATGTTCCACACCGTGCGGCCCAATGAGCAGATCATCCAGACCTTCGAATACCTGGGTTTCCCGGGCAGCGTCTCGATCGAAGTGATGACGTTCGAAGAAGCCGGGCCGGGGCGGACCCGGATCGTCTCCACCGCCACTTACCCCTCGACCGAGACCCGGGAGCAGATGCTGCAGAGCGGCATGGAGGTCGGGGTCAGCGAAGGCTATGAGAGGTTGGCGGAACTGCTGGCCTGA
- a CDS encoding acyl-CoA dehydrogenase family protein, with product MSKFDVDVNNLPYADGDFYAFEQLLSDAERERLQQIRDFLAKEVKPVAVDHWNRAEFPMDLIPKIAELDVMSPVRRQGYSNLFAGIVHAEFTRADASIATFMGVHDGLFTGSIEVMASEEQKARWLPDIYALKKIGAFGLTEPLGGSDVAGGTRTTAKRDGDNWILNGAKRWIGNATFSDWVVIFARDVDDNQVKAFMVDTSTPGYTATKIENKIALRTVQNADITLENVVISDAFKLVHGNSFRDTNKVLKVTRLAVAWQAVGQQLATFDVARRYAVERLQFGRPLASFQLIQDQLVQILGNAVASMGMMVRLSQLEDLGEAKDEQSALAKAFTTARMRESVALGRSILGGNGIVTDYEMAKIFADAEAIYSYEGTYEINSLVTARAITGISAIV from the coding sequence ATGTCCAAATTCGACGTTGACGTAAACAATCTGCCGTATGCCGACGGTGACTTCTATGCGTTCGAGCAGTTGCTCAGCGACGCCGAACGCGAGCGGTTGCAGCAGATCCGCGACTTCTTGGCCAAAGAGGTCAAGCCGGTGGCTGTCGATCACTGGAATCGGGCCGAGTTCCCGATGGACCTCATCCCGAAGATCGCCGAATTGGACGTGATGAGCCCGGTCCGCAGACAGGGCTACAGCAACCTTTTCGCCGGCATCGTGCATGCTGAGTTCACCCGCGCCGATGCTTCGATCGCCACTTTCATGGGCGTCCATGACGGTCTGTTCACCGGCTCGATCGAAGTGATGGCCTCGGAGGAGCAAAAGGCACGCTGGCTCCCGGACATCTACGCGCTCAAAAAAATCGGTGCTTTCGGGCTGACCGAGCCGCTCGGCGGATCGGATGTGGCCGGCGGCACCCGGACCACGGCCAAGCGCGACGGGGACAACTGGATCCTCAACGGCGCCAAGCGCTGGATCGGCAATGCGACGTTTTCCGATTGGGTCGTCATTTTCGCCCGCGACGTCGACGACAACCAGGTGAAAGCCTTCATGGTGGACACCTCGACCCCGGGGTACACCGCGACCAAGATCGAGAACAAGATCGCGCTGCGCACGGTGCAGAACGCCGATATCACGCTGGAGAACGTGGTGATTTCGGATGCTTTCAAGCTGGTGCACGGGAACTCCTTCCGGGACACCAACAAGGTGCTCAAGGTCACCCGCCTGGCCGTGGCCTGGCAGGCCGTCGGCCAGCAATTGGCGACCTTCGACGTGGCCCGGCGCTACGCGGTGGAGCGGCTCCAATTCGGCCGGCCGCTGGCTTCCTTCCAGCTGATCCAGGACCAGCTGGTGCAGATCCTGGGCAATGCCGTGGCTTCCATGGGCATGATGGTGCGGCTTTCCCAACTCGAAGACCTCGGCGAGGCAAAAGACGAACAATCGGCGCTCGCCAAAGCCTTCACCACGGCCCGGATGCGCGAATCGGTGGCGCTGGGCCGCAGCATTCTCGGCGGCAACGGCATCGTGACCGATTACGAGATGGCCAAGATCTTCGCCGATGCCGAGGCGATTTACTCCTACGAGGGCACCTACGAAATCAACTCCTTGGTCACCGCTCGGGCGATCACCGGGATTTCGGCCATCGTCTGA